The Deinococcus sonorensis KR-87 genome includes a window with the following:
- a CDS encoding GGDEF domain-containing protein: MSLVGLTFPYRGQDRRRHRLARGLLLSASVFLLLRYALDLEPGIKFDFRFAPLALATLLGGPLYGLLVALPSLAYRVWLGGAGALPGVLFTLLTLLVSALIGRVRNPLRAPASLWPLVASSAVIAGAGNLIYLMVPNGLHLLLLATALLPLKVAALTLSVVLVQARLRLVGSFQNVRSMAYTDKLTGLGNRRSLDEGLLPGHTEPASFLLLLDLDHFKLVNDSRGHDFGDRVLSSTAQAISRSIRPHDSAYRYGGEEFAVLLRQCTPVQARQVAERVRQNVAQQVLRETGQAVTISAGCTPVDGQQAADLLRDADEALYQAKHRGRNRVVWRGAEPLSA, encoded by the coding sequence ATGTCGCTGGTGGGTCTGACCTTTCCGTACCGGGGACAGGACCGGCGGCGCCACCGGCTGGCCCGCGGCCTGCTGCTGTCGGCCAGCGTGTTTCTGCTGCTTCGCTACGCCCTGGACCTGGAGCCGGGCATCAAGTTCGACTTCCGCTTCGCGCCGCTGGCCTTGGCCACGCTATTGGGCGGCCCGCTCTACGGCCTGCTGGTGGCGCTGCCCAGCCTGGCCTACCGCGTCTGGCTGGGTGGGGCCGGGGCGCTGCCGGGCGTGCTCTTCACCCTCCTGACCCTGCTGGTGTCGGCGCTGATCGGCCGGGTGCGCAACCCGCTGCGGGCGCCTGCCAGCCTGTGGCCGCTGGTGGCCAGCAGCGCGGTTATCGCCGGTGCCGGCAACCTGATCTACCTGATGGTGCCAAACGGCCTGCACCTGCTGCTGCTGGCCACCGCCCTGCTGCCGCTCAAGGTGGCCGCCCTGACGCTCAGCGTGGTGCTGGTGCAGGCGCGGCTGCGGCTGGTCGGCTCGTTTCAGAACGTGCGGAGCATGGCCTACACCGACAAGCTGACCGGGCTGGGCAACCGCCGCAGCCTGGACGAGGGCCTGCTGCCCGGCCACACCGAACCGGCGAGTTTCCTGCTGCTGCTGGACCTGGACCACTTCAAGCTGGTGAACGACTCGCGCGGTCATGACTTCGGCGACCGGGTGCTGAGCAGCACGGCCCAGGCCATCTCACGCAGCATCCGGCCGCACGACAGCGCCTACCGCTACGGCGGCGAGGAGTTCGCGGTGCTGCTGCGGCAGTGTACGCCGGTGCAGGCGCGGCAGGTGGCCGAACGGGTACGGCAGAACGTGGCGCAGCAGGTGCTGCGGGAGACCGGGCAGGCCGTGACGATCAGCGCCGGATGCACCCCCGTGGACGGCCAGCAGGCGGCCGACCTGCTGCGCGACGCGGACGAGGCGCTGTATCAGGCCAAGCACCGGGGCCGCAACCGGGTGGTGTGGCGCGGCGCCGAACCGCTCAGCGCCTAG
- the fmt gene encoding methionyl-tRNA formyltransferase, whose protein sequence is MTRRVAFFGSPAFAVPVLDAIRAEHEVVLVVAQPDKPVGRGLRLTPPPVAAHAAELGLPLQQPARLRGNSEFAAQLQASGAEVAVTCAYGKILPAALLQLPRYGFLNTHTSLLPRYRGAAPIQWALIRGEQVSGTTIMQTDPGMDTGPILLQEALDIPPDWTAPELADALQQQAARLIVAALAQLDTLTPTPQDEQQATLAPLLEKRDGEVRWHESAQAVYNRYRGVYSWPQSSGRIGGQRLTLRQMQLAAGQGAPGEVLAADAQGVLVACGEGAVRLLTVQPDSRRPMPAADWWRGSGLALGERFELTQG, encoded by the coding sequence GTGACCCGCCGGGTGGCCTTCTTCGGCTCCCCGGCCTTCGCAGTGCCGGTGCTGGACGCCATCCGGGCCGAGCATGAGGTGGTGCTGGTGGTGGCGCAGCCGGACAAACCGGTGGGGCGCGGCCTGCGGCTCACGCCGCCGCCGGTGGCCGCCCACGCGGCTGAGCTGGGCCTGCCGCTGCAGCAGCCGGCGCGGCTGCGCGGCAACAGCGAGTTTGCCGCGCAGCTGCAGGCCAGCGGCGCCGAGGTGGCCGTGACGTGCGCCTACGGCAAAATCCTGCCGGCCGCCCTGCTGCAGCTGCCACGCTACGGATTTCTCAACACCCACACCAGCCTGCTGCCGCGCTACCGGGGGGCCGCCCCGATTCAGTGGGCGCTGATCCGGGGCGAACAGGTCAGCGGCACCACCATCATGCAGACCGATCCGGGCATGGACACCGGCCCGATCCTGCTGCAGGAAGCGCTCGACATTCCGCCGGACTGGACCGCCCCCGAGCTGGCCGACGCGCTGCAGCAGCAGGCCGCCCGGCTGATCGTGGCCGCGCTGGCCCAGCTGGACACGCTGACGCCCACCCCGCAGGACGAACAGCAGGCCACCCTCGCCCCACTGCTGGAGAAACGTGACGGCGAGGTGCGCTGGCACGAGTCGGCTCAGGCGGTCTACAACCGCTACCGGGGTGTCTACAGCTGGCCGCAGAGCAGCGGGCGCATCGGCGGCCAGCGCCTGACGCTGCGGCAGATGCAGCTGGCGGCCGGGCAGGGCGCGCCGGGGGAGGTGCTGGCCGCCGATGCCCAGGGGGTGCTGGTGGCCTGCGGCGAGGGGGCGGTGCGGCTGCTGACGGTTCAGCCGGACAGCCGCCGGCCCATGCCCGCCGCCGACTGGTGGCGCGGCAGTGGCCTCGCGCTGGGCGAGCGCTTCGAACTGACGCAGGGCTGA
- the def gene encoding peptide deformylase: MTQPAPHIYPIRLYGDPVLRRKARPIQDVQAPVQVPGFAPAPLKRVADRMLETMFEARGVGLAAPQIGLSARMFVAVEYEDDEDEGDEAPLKSRVLRSYVMLNPTLSVLNKRQDDHYQEGCLSIPGIYEEGVKRRRAVRVDYTDLDGQPRSIEAEDYLARVFQHEIDHLDGVFFLDHLPAAVTDEHRKALGQMQRHARAYLRELEQRGPDDV; this comes from the coding sequence GTGACGCAGCCCGCTCCCCACATCTATCCGATCCGTCTGTACGGCGACCCGGTCCTGAGGCGCAAGGCCCGGCCGATCCAGGACGTTCAGGCCCCGGTTCAGGTGCCCGGTTTCGCGCCCGCCCCGCTGAAGCGGGTGGCCGACCGGATGCTGGAAACCATGTTCGAGGCGCGTGGCGTGGGCCTCGCCGCCCCCCAGATCGGGCTGAGCGCCCGGATGTTCGTGGCCGTGGAGTACGAGGACGACGAGGACGAGGGCGACGAGGCCCCGCTCAAGAGCCGGGTGCTGCGCAGCTACGTGATGCTCAATCCCACGCTGAGCGTGCTGAACAAGCGCCAGGACGACCACTATCAGGAAGGCTGCCTGAGCATTCCCGGCATCTACGAGGAGGGCGTCAAGCGGCGGCGGGCGGTGCGGGTGGACTATACCGACCTGGACGGCCAGCCGCGCAGCATCGAGGCCGAGGACTACCTGGCGCGGGTGTTCCAGCACGAGATTGACCATCTGGACGGCGTGTTCTTTCTGGACCACCTGCCGGCGGCAGTCACCGACGAGCACCGCAAGGCGCTGGGGCAGATGCAGCGTCACGCACGCGCCTACCTGCGCGAGCTGGAGCAGCGCGGCCCGGACGACGTGTGA
- the tsaE gene encoding tRNA (adenosine(37)-N6)-threonylcarbamoyltransferase complex ATPase subunit type 1 TsaE gives MDRTTTQLLADLDLPTPGRTLLLPGVEAQQWLGARLAELPPGTLLFLEGELGSGKTTLTQGLVRALGFSGLVSSPTYALMHRYPAVQGAVLHIDAYRVRHPQELYEMDLEVLVQQARLSVMEWGQLYYPDFPDAPILRLQHQDDPDVRLLERVR, from the coding sequence ATGGACCGCACGACCACCCAGCTGCTGGCTGACCTGGACCTGCCCACGCCCGGCCGCACCCTCCTGTTGCCGGGCGTGGAGGCCCAGCAGTGGCTGGGCGCCCGGCTGGCTGAGCTGCCGCCCGGCACGCTGCTGTTTCTGGAGGGCGAACTGGGCAGCGGCAAGACCACGCTGACCCAGGGGCTGGTGCGGGCGCTCGGCTTCTCCGGGCTGGTCAGCAGCCCCACCTATGCCCTGATGCACCGCTACCCGGCGGTGCAGGGCGCGGTGCTGCACATCGACGCCTACCGGGTGCGCCACCCGCAGGAACTGTACGAGATGGACCTGGAGGTGCTGGTGCAGCAGGCCCGGCTGAGCGTGATGGAGTGGGGGCAGCTGTACTACCCGGACTTCCCCGACGCCCCGATCCTGCGCCTGCAGCACCAGGACGATCCGGACGTGCGTCTGCTGGAACGGGTGCGCTGA
- a CDS encoding 2-oxoglutarate dehydrogenase E1 component: MDESQHSTVMSGGNAAFVEALYEAYLSDPASVSDEWRVYFDGVRGSAQDTAHTAVQQHFLEVGRQRMRLGAAAPAQQSSVSAAQQAASALISAYRVYGHIGARKNPLSMRPAAVVPELTPEYYGLTAQDLQEQVHEGPFQGTLQEVIRQAEATYCGSIGFEFTYLPVTEREWFQERIERSQGRPSYSEAQRRRILGKLNAAEGLERYLGQRYVGQKRFSLEGGESFIPLMDRLVQLGGELGVKETVIGMAHRGRLNVLVNIFGKKPADLFAEFEGKKRLSDDPDVSGDVKYHMGFSSDVSTPGGPMHLALAYNPSHLEIVSPVVHGSVRARQDRRGDDTRQQVLPITVHGDAAVAGQGVVMETINLSRLRGFTTGGAVRIVINNQVGFTISDPRDSRSSRYCTDVAKIGNAPVMHVNGDDPEAVVYAGELALQYRQQFGKDVFIDLLCFRRHGHNESDDPTMTQPIMYREIKAHPGTRALYAQALEQGGVLKPGEADALVTSFRDRLDAGESVVEEIRNDEQSALALDWRKYLDTHWSEESRTAVPRELLETLGERLASVPEGFGVHRAVERVLKNRREMSLGNQPLDWGMGETLAYATLLMEGYNVRLDGQDAGRGTFVHRHAVLHDQTAQDPAGEEYLSLAHLSPEQGRIEVIDSTLSEEAVMAFEYGYATSAPDSLVLWEAQFGDFANGAQAVIDQFISAGESKWQRLCGLTLLLPHGYEGQGPEHSSARLERYLQLCAQKNMQVVVPSSASQIFHLLRRQMIRPYRKPLIVMSPKSLLRNKAAMSELSEFTDGRFQEVIGDVQASSARRVVISSGKLHWELSEAREKGGLQTQVALIRLEQLYPFPAAQLQAELSLYPGAQVVWAQEEPQNQGAWLMLQDDLRAALQPGQTLSYAGRPRSASTAVGYAQVHAREQAQVITDALGAAVPVTTIPVKKEATAQS; the protein is encoded by the coding sequence ATGGATGAGTCCCAGCACAGCACGGTGATGTCCGGCGGAAACGCCGCCTTCGTCGAGGCGCTGTATGAGGCGTACCTCTCGGACCCGGCCAGCGTGTCGGACGAGTGGCGCGTCTATTTTGACGGCGTGCGCGGCAGCGCACAGGACACCGCCCACACGGCGGTACAGCAGCATTTTCTGGAAGTGGGTCGCCAGCGTATGCGCCTCGGCGCCGCCGCGCCGGCTCAGCAGAGCAGCGTCTCGGCCGCCCAGCAGGCGGCCAGCGCCCTGATCAGCGCCTACCGGGTCTACGGGCACATCGGCGCGCGCAAGAACCCGCTGAGCATGCGCCCGGCGGCGGTGGTGCCGGAGCTGACGCCCGAGTACTACGGCCTGACCGCCCAGGACCTGCAGGAGCAGGTGCACGAGGGCCCGTTCCAGGGCACCCTGCAGGAGGTGATCCGGCAGGCGGAGGCCACCTACTGCGGCAGCATCGGCTTCGAGTTCACGTACCTGCCGGTCACCGAGCGCGAGTGGTTCCAGGAGCGCATCGAGCGCAGCCAGGGCCGCCCCAGCTACTCGGAGGCGCAGCGCCGGCGCATTCTCGGCAAGCTGAACGCCGCCGAGGGCCTGGAGCGCTACCTGGGTCAGCGCTACGTGGGCCAGAAGCGCTTCTCGCTGGAGGGCGGCGAGAGCTTCATTCCGCTGATGGACCGGCTGGTGCAGCTGGGCGGTGAGCTGGGCGTCAAGGAGACGGTGATCGGGATGGCCCACCGTGGCCGCCTGAACGTGCTGGTCAACATCTTCGGCAAGAAGCCGGCCGACCTGTTCGCGGAGTTCGAGGGCAAGAAGCGCCTCAGCGACGACCCGGACGTGTCGGGCGACGTGAAGTACCACATGGGTTTCAGCTCGGACGTGTCCACGCCCGGCGGCCCGATGCACCTGGCGCTGGCCTACAACCCCTCGCACCTGGAGATCGTGTCGCCGGTGGTGCACGGCTCGGTGCGCGCCCGCCAGGACCGCCGCGGCGACGACACCCGCCAGCAGGTGCTGCCGATCACCGTCCACGGCGACGCGGCGGTGGCGGGGCAGGGCGTGGTGATGGAGACCATCAACCTGTCGCGGCTGCGCGGCTTCACCACCGGCGGCGCGGTGCGGATCGTGATCAACAACCAGGTGGGCTTCACCATCTCGGACCCGCGCGACAGCCGGTCCAGCCGCTACTGCACCGACGTGGCCAAGATCGGCAACGCGCCGGTGATGCACGTCAACGGCGACGACCCGGAGGCGGTGGTGTACGCCGGTGAGCTGGCGCTGCAGTACCGCCAGCAGTTCGGCAAGGACGTGTTCATCGACCTGCTGTGCTTCCGGCGTCATGGGCACAACGAGTCGGACGACCCGACCATGACCCAGCCGATCATGTACCGCGAGATCAAGGCCCACCCCGGCACCCGCGCGCTGTACGCGCAGGCGCTGGAGCAGGGCGGCGTGCTGAAGCCGGGCGAGGCCGACGCGCTGGTCACCAGCTTCCGCGACCGGCTGGACGCGGGCGAGAGCGTGGTGGAGGAGATCCGCAACGACGAACAGAGCGCCCTGGCGCTGGACTGGCGCAAGTACCTGGACACCCACTGGTCCGAGGAGAGCCGCACGGCGGTGCCGCGTGAGCTGCTGGAAACGCTGGGCGAGCGCCTCGCCAGCGTGCCGGAGGGCTTCGGGGTGCACCGCGCTGTGGAGCGGGTGCTCAAGAACCGCCGCGAGATGTCGCTGGGCAACCAGCCGCTCGACTGGGGCATGGGCGAGACGCTCGCCTACGCGACCCTGCTGATGGAAGGGTACAACGTGCGCCTGGACGGGCAGGACGCCGGGCGCGGCACCTTCGTGCACCGCCACGCGGTGCTGCACGACCAGACGGCCCAGGACCCGGCCGGCGAAGAGTACCTGTCGCTGGCGCACCTCAGCCCGGAGCAGGGCCGCATCGAGGTGATCGACAGCACGCTCTCGGAGGAGGCGGTGATGGCCTTCGAATACGGCTACGCCACCAGTGCCCCCGACTCGCTGGTGCTGTGGGAGGCGCAGTTCGGCGACTTCGCCAACGGCGCGCAGGCGGTCATTGACCAGTTCATCAGCGCCGGCGAGAGCAAGTGGCAGCGCCTGTGCGGCCTGACCCTGCTGCTGCCGCACGGCTATGAAGGCCAGGGGCCGGAGCACTCCAGCGCCCGGCTGGAGCGCTACCTGCAGCTGTGTGCCCAGAAGAACATGCAGGTGGTGGTGCCGAGCAGCGCGTCGCAGATTTTCCACCTGCTGCGCCGCCAGATGATCCGGCCGTACCGCAAGCCGCTGATCGTGATGAGCCCCAAGAGCCTGCTGCGCAACAAGGCCGCCATGAGCGAGCTTTCGGAGTTCACCGACGGCCGCTTCCAGGAGGTGATCGGAGACGTGCAGGCCAGCAGCGCCCGCCGGGTGGTCATCAGCAGCGGCAAGCTGCACTGGGAGCTGAGCGAGGCCCGCGAAAAGGGCGGCCTGCAGACGCAGGTGGCCCTGATCCGGCTGGAGCAGCTGTACCCGTTCCCGGCCGCCCAGTTGCAGGCCGAGCTGAGCCTGTACCCCGGCGCGCAGGTGGTCTGGGCGCAGGAGGAGCCGCAGAACCAGGGCGCCTGGCTGATGCTGCAGGACGACCTGCGGGCGGCGCTGCAGCCGGGCCAGACGCTCAGCTACGCGGGCCGCCCGCGCAGCGCCAGCACGGCGGTCGGCTACGCGCAGGTGCATGCCCGCGAGCAGGCGCAGGTGATCACCGACGCGCTGGGCGCGGCGGTGCCGGTCACGACCATCCCGGTCAAGAAGGAAGCCACCGCTCAGTCGTAA
- the mnmA gene encoding tRNA 2-thiouridine(34) synthase MnmA, whose protein sequence is MSGGVDSSVSAALLKEQGYEVIGAMMRFWPDEKRVDTFDSCCSPDAAYEARRVADQVGVPFYLLDYREQFRQHIMEPFIEEYRAGRTPNPCVNCNTKVKFDELVKKARMLGCDYVATGHYVKRLDTERGVEFHRGDDPRKDQTYFLWGTPREALPYILFPVGTLEKPQVRALAADHGLLTAQKPESQNICFVPGTVREFVAEYVPQARGQIREIHTGEVVGEHLGTQFYTLGQKKGLGLFRSHQVRHVVHLDPASNTVWVGDYADCLWSGLRASAANYLLPLSELPEQLEVQVRYRSTPVPARVLHADEHGFELELLDPQFAVAPGQSAVLYSGSRLLGGGLIEDHIRDLPQMGEQRVPVGV, encoded by the coding sequence ATGTCGGGGGGCGTGGATTCCAGCGTCTCGGCGGCCTTGCTCAAGGAGCAGGGCTACGAGGTGATCGGGGCGATGATGCGCTTCTGGCCCGACGAGAAACGGGTGGACACCTTCGACAGCTGCTGCTCGCCCGACGCGGCCTATGAGGCCCGGCGGGTGGCGGATCAGGTGGGGGTGCCGTTCTACCTGCTGGATTACCGCGAGCAGTTCCGGCAGCACATCATGGAGCCGTTCATCGAGGAGTACCGGGCGGGCCGCACCCCCAACCCCTGCGTCAACTGCAACACCAAGGTGAAGTTCGATGAGCTGGTGAAGAAGGCGCGCATGCTCGGCTGCGACTACGTGGCCACCGGGCACTACGTGAAGCGCCTGGACACCGAGCGGGGCGTGGAGTTCCACCGGGGCGATGACCCCCGCAAGGACCAGACCTACTTCCTGTGGGGCACCCCGCGCGAGGCCCTGCCGTACATCCTGTTCCCGGTGGGCACGCTGGAGAAGCCGCAGGTGCGCGCGCTGGCGGCCGACCACGGCCTGCTGACCGCCCAGAAGCCGGAGAGCCAGAACATCTGCTTCGTGCCCGGCACCGTCCGCGAGTTCGTGGCCGAGTACGTGCCGCAGGCGCGGGGCCAGATCCGCGAGATCCACACCGGCGAGGTGGTGGGCGAGCATCTGGGCACCCAGTTCTACACCCTGGGGCAGAAGAAGGGCCTGGGGCTGTTCCGCAGCCACCAGGTGCGGCACGTGGTGCACCTGGACCCCGCCAGCAACACCGTCTGGGTGGGCGATTACGCCGACTGTCTGTGGAGCGGGCTGCGGGCCAGCGCGGCCAACTACCTGCTGCCGCTCTCGGAACTGCCGGAGCAGCTGGAGGTGCAGGTGCGCTACCGCAGCACGCCGGTCCCGGCCCGGGTGCTGCACGCCGACGAGCACGGCTTTGAGCTGGAACTGCTGGACCCGCAGTTTGCGGTGGCGCCGGGGCAGAGCGCGGTGCTCTACAGCGGCTCCAGGCTGCTGGGCGGCGGCCTGATCGAGGACCACATCCGCGACCTGCCTCAGATGGGGGAGCAGCGTGTGCCGGTGGGCGTCTAG
- the odhB gene encoding 2-oxoglutarate dehydrogenase complex dihydrolipoyllysine-residue succinyltransferase yields the protein MPDIKVPVFSESVSEGTLLAWHKHPGDPVKRGDVLAEIETDKVVLEVTALQDGVMQSAARNEGDTVLSEEVIGVLGEAGSAPAVATPAAPEADRAAGPVTGEATAAGTAVQPDSQPAGSAPALSPAVRRVVAEHGLDAAQIPASGPKGNITKQDAVVAAQGGATYQGPQEAAEPASMRAPSQPASAPAPSAPAPVASGPRSEQRVPMTRIRQRIAERLKEVQNTAALLTTFNEVNMKPSMDLRKKYQDQFVAKHGVKLGFMSLFVRAATEALKAFPVVNASVEGKDVIYHGYYDLGIAVASDRGLVVPVLRDTDAMSLADIEKAIAGFAVKAKAGKLTLDDMSGGTFSITNGGTFGSMMSTPIINAPQSAILGMHNIIERPIAQNGQVVIAPMMYVALSYDHRIIDGKEAVQFLVTVKNLLEDPARLLLDL from the coding sequence ATGCCCGACATCAAGGTTCCCGTCTTTTCCGAATCGGTCAGCGAAGGCACGCTGCTGGCCTGGCACAAGCACCCCGGCGATCCGGTGAAGCGCGGCGACGTGCTGGCCGAGATCGAGACCGACAAAGTGGTGCTGGAGGTGACGGCGCTGCAGGACGGCGTGATGCAGAGCGCGGCCCGGAATGAGGGCGACACGGTGCTCAGCGAGGAAGTGATTGGCGTGCTGGGCGAGGCCGGCAGTGCACCGGCCGTGGCCACCCCGGCCGCCCCGGAAGCCGACCGCGCCGCCGGTCCGGTGACCGGTGAGGCGACCGCCGCCGGCACCGCCGTTCAGCCGGATTCGCAGCCGGCCGGCAGCGCGCCCGCCCTCTCCCCGGCGGTGCGCCGGGTGGTGGCCGAGCACGGGCTGGACGCGGCCCAGATTCCGGCCAGCGGGCCCAAGGGCAACATCACCAAGCAGGACGCGGTGGTGGCGGCCCAGGGCGGCGCCACCTACCAGGGACCGCAGGAGGCCGCCGAGCCGGCCAGCATGCGCGCGCCCAGCCAGCCGGCCAGCGCCCCTGCGCCGTCGGCTCCCGCCCCGGTGGCCAGCGGGCCGCGCAGCGAACAGCGCGTGCCGATGACCCGCATCCGTCAGCGCATTGCCGAGCGGCTCAAGGAAGTGCAGAACACCGCCGCCCTGCTGACCACCTTCAACGAAGTCAATATGAAGCCCTCGATGGACCTGCGCAAGAAGTACCAGGACCAGTTCGTGGCCAAGCACGGCGTCAAGCTGGGGTTCATGAGCCTGTTCGTGCGGGCGGCCACCGAGGCCCTCAAGGCCTTCCCGGTGGTCAACGCCAGCGTCGAAGGCAAGGACGTGATCTACCACGGCTACTACGACCTGGGCATCGCGGTCGCGTCGGACCGTGGCCTGGTGGTGCCGGTGCTGCGTGACACCGACGCCATGAGCCTCGCCGACATCGAGAAGGCCATCGCGGGCTTCGCGGTCAAGGCCAAGGCCGGCAAGCTGACGCTGGACGACATGTCGGGCGGCACCTTCAGCATCACCAACGGCGGCACCTTCGGCAGCATGATGAGCACCCCGATCATCAACGCGCCGCAGAGTGCCATCCTGGGCATGCACAACATCATCGAGCGGCCCATCGCCCAGAACGGTCAGGTCGTGATCGCCCCGATGATGTACGTGGCGCTCAGCTACGACCACCGCATCATCGACGGCAAGGAAGCGGTGCAGTTCCTGGTGACGGTCAAGAACCTGCTGGAAGACCCGGCCCGGCTGCTGCTGGACCTGTAA
- a CDS encoding CdaR family protein, which produces MTRLRHWLSPGYVWRRTVHNLPQKLLALAAAIALWLVATADRRTNIEQSFDVTLEVRDTTGGSSKRAVSSLPGTVRVTLSGTRQRLQALRPDTVEATVDTTNVPEGSFSLPVEVRAPDGTHMVRTTPGRVEGFVDSQLSRAFVVELSVGGPAQNSLPRYTLSPARTEVSGPSRLVNSVSRVVTVPVVLQPGDQSPANLIALSSDGSAVTGLTLNPGGVTVTRIDQGGLPLKTVPVTLPRPPAGLEVVSSSIEPATVRVVAPTAVLATLQSAPAVLTYREGSYNLTPALKLPSGAQALEQVRVRLTVRKR; this is translated from the coding sequence ATGACCCGCCTGCGGCACTGGCTGTCGCCCGGCTATGTGTGGCGGCGCACGGTCCACAACCTGCCGCAGAAACTGCTGGCGCTGGCGGCGGCCATCGCGCTGTGGCTGGTGGCCACCGCCGACCGCCGCACCAACATCGAGCAGAGTTTCGACGTGACGCTGGAGGTGCGCGACACCACCGGCGGCAGCAGCAAGCGGGCCGTGAGCAGCCTGCCCGGCACGGTCCGCGTCACGCTCAGCGGCACCCGGCAGCGGCTCCAGGCCCTGCGGCCCGATACAGTGGAGGCCACCGTGGACACCACCAACGTGCCGGAGGGCAGCTTCAGCCTGCCGGTGGAGGTGCGCGCCCCGGACGGCACCCACATGGTCCGCACCACGCCGGGCCGGGTCGAGGGCTTTGTGGACAGCCAGCTGAGCCGCGCGTTCGTGGTGGAGCTGAGTGTGGGGGGGCCCGCCCAGAACAGCCTGCCGCGCTACACGCTCAGCCCGGCGCGCACCGAGGTGAGCGGCCCCAGCCGGCTGGTCAACTCGGTCAGCCGGGTGGTGACGGTGCCGGTGGTGCTGCAGCCGGGCGACCAGAGTCCGGCCAACCTGATCGCGCTGAGCAGCGACGGCAGCGCCGTGACCGGGCTGACGTTGAACCCCGGCGGCGTTACGGTGACGCGCATCGACCAGGGCGGGCTGCCGCTCAAAACGGTGCCGGTCACGCTCCCGCGTCCCCCGGCCGGTCTGGAGGTGGTGAGCAGCAGCATCGAACCGGCGACCGTGCGGGTGGTGGCGCCGACAGCGGTGCTGGCCACGCTCCAGAGTGCGCCGGCCGTCCTGACCTACCGGGAGGGCAGTTACAACCTGACGCCGGCCCTGAAGCTGCCGTCCGGCGCGCAGGCGCTGGAGCAGGTGCGGGTGCGGCTGACGGTGCGCAAGCGCTAG
- the cdaA gene encoding diadenylate cyclase CdaA yields the protein MLSQAGLGLKDLLDVALVGLLIYQGYVLVSGTRAVNVLRGVLVFAALWVVSLLLGLTTLSYLLGRVGTVGLFALVVVFQPELRQALERLGRPRTLGAARGGAALQELSRAMERMAERKTGALVAIERRTPLGEYARSGVGLDAQLSTPFVEALFARNAPLHDGGVIVQGDRVVAAACLFPLQSSDGTYRRYGTRHRAALGLSELTDAVVVVVSEERGSIRIALAGRLGPELTVGELRDRLRELVYEETL from the coding sequence TTGCTGAGCCAGGCTGGTCTGGGTCTGAAGGACCTGCTCGACGTGGCGCTGGTCGGCCTCCTGATCTACCAGGGCTACGTGCTGGTCAGCGGCACGCGCGCCGTCAACGTGCTGCGCGGCGTGCTGGTGTTCGCCGCGCTGTGGGTGGTGAGTCTGCTGCTGGGCCTGACCACCCTGAGTTACCTGCTGGGGCGGGTCGGCACGGTCGGGCTGTTCGCGCTGGTGGTGGTGTTCCAGCCGGAACTGCGTCAGGCGCTGGAGCGGCTGGGCCGTCCACGCACGCTGGGGGCGGCCCGCGGCGGCGCGGCGCTCCAGGAGCTGTCGCGGGCGATGGAACGGATGGCCGAGCGCAAGACCGGCGCCCTGGTGGCCATCGAGCGGCGCACCCCGCTGGGCGAGTACGCCCGCAGCGGCGTGGGCCTGGACGCGCAGCTGAGTACCCCCTTTGTGGAGGCGCTGTTCGCCCGCAACGCCCCGCTGCACGACGGCGGCGTGATCGTGCAGGGCGACCGGGTGGTGGCCGCCGCCTGCCTGTTTCCGCTGCAGAGCAGCGACGGCACCTACCGGCGCTACGGCACCCGGCACCGCGCCGCGCTGGGCCTCTCGGAACTCACCGACGCGGTGGTGGTGGTGGTGAGCGAGGAACGCGGCAGCATCCGCATCGCGCTGGCCGGCCGGCTGGGGCCGGAGCTGACGGTGGGCGAGCTGCGCGACCGGCTGCGCGAGCTGGTCTACGAGGAGACGCTGTGA